Proteins from a genomic interval of Musa acuminata AAA Group cultivar baxijiao chromosome BXJ1-9, Cavendish_Baxijiao_AAA, whole genome shotgun sequence:
- the LOC103997894 gene encoding large ribosomal subunit protein P3-like: MGVFTFVCRSSGGEWSAKQLSGDLEGSAASTFALQRQLVQAALAVDSSGGVQSSFSMVSPTSAVFQVIIGGGGGGGAFIGGGAPSVGAAAGGGAAAPEAPPAEEKKEEKEESDDDMGFSLFD, from the exons ATGGGCGTGTTCACTTTCGTGTGCCGTAGCTCCGGTGGGGAGTGGAGCGCGAAGCAGCTCTCCGGTGACCTCGAGGGCTCGGCCGCTTCGACCTTCGCCCTCCAGCGGCAGCTCGTGCAAGCCGCGCTGGCCGTCGACTCGTCCGGTGGGGTTCAATCCTCCTTCTCCATGGTCTCCCCTACATCCGCTGTGTTCCAG GTAATAATTGGCGGAGGTGGTGGCGGTGGGGCGTTCATCGGAGGTGGTGCCCCCTCAGTTGGTGCTGCAGCTGGTGGCGGTGCTGCTGCTCCCGAGGCACCTCCCGctgaggagaagaaagaagagaaagaggagagcGACGACGATATGGGTTTCTCCCTCTTTGATTAG
- the LOC103997895 gene encoding auxin-induced protein 6B gives MRTAMKKVEKIRQIVQLKQVMRRWRALSLRRHGGEANKAEGEAGSGRPVRSGFLAVYVGPERRRFVIPTRFLNLPVFAALLQRAEEEYGFPPAGGLALPCDPAFFRWVLDALDRDEPRLGSLSLEDFYTLFADLGAAAASPCREPVAYNGFSPLLPKTKAR, from the coding sequence ATGAGGACAGCCATGAAGAAAGTGGAGAAGATCCGGCAGATCGTGCAGCTGAAGCAGGTGATGCGGCGGTGGAGGGCACTGAGTCTTCGGCGCCACGGCGGGGAGGCTAACAAGGCGGAGGGCGAGGCAGGGTCGGGGAGGCCCGTCCGGTCTGGGTTCCTGGCGGTGTACGTGGGGCCGGAGCGTCGGCGGTTCGTGATCCCGACCCGGTTCCTCAACCTGCCGGTGTTCGCCGCCCTGCTGCAGCGGGCGGAGGAGGAGTACGGGTTCCCCCCCGCCGGCGGTCTGGCCCTCCCCTGCGACCCGGCCTTCTTCAGGTGGGTGCTCGACGCGCTCGACCGGGACGAGCCCCGGCTCGGCTCCCTCAGCCTCGAGGACTTCTACACCCTCTTCGCTGACCTCGGCGCCGCCGCCGCTTCCCCATGCCGCGAGCCCGTCGCTTACAACGGCTTCTCCCCTCTCCTCCCCAAGACCAAGGCTCGATAA
- the LOC108953773 gene encoding uncharacterized protein LOC108953773 produces the protein MMEGGHAFGKLPDHLLTEIFVRVPICEWSQISCVNKHRAEMFRGESLWQTAIIRTWPFAVQRARWPGPIPRGFGISLSLPSNYRDSATIWQFASYQFIACGRSRDKAHELASEIWLAVINNLEENKHMFLLLKRFAQEGDLFLPFPYSRSYKVLWRVFEKLFTDFRDCLSRADFYDVLACAKSMFQPVPSTWLGY, from the exons ATGATGGAAGGTGGTCATGCATTTGGAAAGCTTCCCGATCATCTCCTTACAGAAATTTTTGTCCGCGTACCGATCTGTGAGTGGTCTCAGATCTCATGTGTCAACAAACACCGTGCTGAGATGTTTCGAGGGGAGAGTTTGTGGCAAACTGCTATCATCAGGACCTGGCCTTTTGCTGTTCAAAGGGCACGATGGCCTGGACCCATTCCTCGTGGTTTTGGTATAAG CCTTTCTCTTCCCAGCAATTACAGGGACTCGGCCACTATATGGCAGTTCGCCTCCT ATCAGTTTATTGCCTGTGGTAGGTCAAGAGACAAGGCCCATGAGCTAGCCTCAGAGATTTGGCTAGCAGTCATCAACAATCTTGAAGAAAATAAGCACATGTTTTTGCTGTTAAAACGCTTTGCACAAGAAGGAGAT CTTTTTCTTCCGTTTCCCTACTCAAGATCTTATAAGGTGTTGTGGAGGGTGTTCGAGAAGCTGTTCACCGACTTCCGTGATTGTTTGAGCCGTGCCGATTTCTATGATGTGTTGGCCTGCGCCAAGTCTATGTTCCAGCCAGTCCCATCCACTTGGCTGGGATACTAG
- the LOC135593072 gene encoding uncharacterized protein LOC135593072 — translation MDFLKVRKFRGIAKLKGRKDPDQERGQLLSEPEEPKDESLDTMSKPPAADPAADGGEDEDDDDFITNEVKRRLKELRKNSFMVLIPEEGNPEEEEEEEEEEESSSSGWRESEVGDGYPWCGFDTLYDEYCERMLFFDKLIARHLKEAGSKGTLGRSPRSLSKKLSMGLRNLSFKKQDEHQEDSENLQQPQEENPSLNLEAAYVAQVCLSWEALHCQYMQLSQKASRQPGNDASYRYAAQAIQHFQVLLQRFIENEPFEQGSRMEIYARARLLLPKLLQIPNLLGMDQKEHVEDDSEEPILATDLIKIVEGPILTFRLFLKMDKKKSGGFFRAHSPQSSLQQVQASLEKKEIKVKELFKKKQGWKKKTWPATMEEVDLLFALIDIKVISRVLRAAQLTKEQLLWCEEKMSKLDLSDNKLCRVGSPLLFPC, via the exons ATGGACTTCCTCAAGGTAAGAAAGTTTCGTGGCATTGCCAAGTTGAAGGGGAGGAAAGATCCGGATCAGGAGCGGGGTCAGTTGCTCTCCGAGCCAGAGGAGCCGAAAGATGAGAGTTTGGATACAATGTCGAAGCCACCTGCTGCCGATCCTGCTGCGGACGGGGGGGAGGATGAGGATGATGACGATTTCATCACGAATGAGGTGAAGAGGCGGCTGAAGGAGCTGAGGAAGAACAGTTTCATGGTGCTTATACCAGAAGAAGGGAAtccggaagaggaggaggaggaggaggaggaagaggagagtagCTCGAGCGGATGGAGGGAATCAGAAGTAGGGGATGGGTATCCATGGTGCGGGTTCGACACATTGTATGACGAGTACTGTGAGCGGATGCTGTTCTTTGATAAGCTGATCGCCCGCCACCTTAAAGAAGCTG GATCTAAGGGGACTCTAGGGCGTTCACCAAGAAGTTTGTCGAAGAAGTTATCCATGGGTCTTCGTAACCTTTCATTCAAGAAGCAAGATGAACATCAAGAGGACTCTGAAAACCTGCAGCAACCGCAGGAAGAGAACCCATCCCTGAATCTTGAAGCTGCTTATGTTGCTCAAGTTTGTTTGAGTTGGGAGGCGCTTCATTGTCAGTACATGCAACTGAGCCAGAAGGCTTCACGTCAGCCTGGAAATGATGCCTCCTACAGATATGCTGCTCAAGCAATTCAGCACTTCCAGGTTCTGTTGCAGAGATTTATTGAGAATGAGCCATTTGAACAAGGATCCAGGATGGAGATATATGCCCGTGCTCGGCTTTTACTACCTAAGTTGCTTCAGATCCCAAATCTTCTAG GTATGGATCAGAAAGAACACGTGGAGGATGATTCAGAGGAACCAATTCTCGCCACTGACCTCATTAAGATAGTAGAGGGTCCAATCTTAACGTTCCGCCTTTTTCTGAAGATGGACAAGAAAAAATCAGGTGGCTTCTTTCGAGCTCACAGTCCTCAGAGTTCCCTTCAGCAAGTGCAGGCATCACTTGAAAAG AAGGAGATCAAGGTAAAGGAActattcaagaagaagcaaggaTGGAAGAAGAAAACCTGGCCAGCGACCATGGAGGAAGTGGACTTGCTTTTTGCTCTCATCGACATCAAAGTCATATCAAGGGTTCTGAGGGCGGCACAACTCACCAAAGAGCAGTTGTTATGGTGTGAAGAAAAAATGAGCAAGCTTGATCTGTCAGATAACAAGCTCTGCAGAGTCGGCTCCCCGCTCCTCTTCCCGTGCTGA